The Lujinxingia vulgaris genome includes a region encoding these proteins:
- a CDS encoding 3-dehydroquinate synthase family protein — protein MLPTLDVVSSLRDLAFPDHSVVIADANLPADVLTQLPEPIVVEAGEGLKTLARLGELAEAVLARRSTRPMVLIGVGGGSLGDAVGFLASVLWRGVELWHVPSTLLAMVDSAHGGKTALNLGEHKNQLGSFYVASRVVICRELLASLPLDEREAGMVEALKALWLDDAPALAHFDDPATLQKLLAAPVSEAGSMLDEVIEQAIALKLRIVSEDPREQRGIRTFLNLGHTAGHGIEAFGGLAHGPAVAWGMAACALLSHRDLGLERAQATRLLAHLDPLLRPLPFSFDDATRTRFVAKLRGDKKRREGRLISIGLRGPGRPELTTAWDAEQWWEALIEVYEVWQKRELTIWLGEPTGHMPRLPVDKSRAQRFAVIQALRHAPVDFDTVDATPPDDVRLTAAALEAMAEDAHTELDLYLGEGATGGRFALAAAATRPGITRLRFAPGLLQRPHQPLIDALVEGGAQIRATDDGFEVRGWQTHPERLRVAAAPSSQYGSALALLAAAGHTFVLERTGPKPWPSQTYFDLTLDALRQVGVQIDELSPGELRLSPGPTIAEPVRLELSRDASAAVVWHAIHALLRGFSPPEPAGEDHPDARFAALAQTLKKHPAGDIIDVDLSDAPDLAPVLAALAARLPVGVRISGAAHLRHKESNRIDALADAMAAVGLTISPTEDGFEVGPQAGEPARDARFETHGDHRLSMCALALVNTEALTLTQAGCVTKSYPGLWRQARRTGIITQAHMSLPPLD, from the coding sequence ATGCTCCCCACCCTTGATGTCGTCTCGTCGCTTCGCGATCTTGCCTTTCCCGACCACAGCGTGGTCATCGCCGACGCCAACCTCCCGGCCGACGTGCTCACACAGCTGCCCGAGCCCATCGTGGTGGAGGCCGGTGAGGGCTTAAAGACCCTGGCGCGCCTGGGAGAGCTTGCCGAGGCGGTGCTTGCGCGTCGCTCCACGCGCCCGATGGTCCTTATCGGCGTGGGCGGCGGCTCGCTGGGCGACGCGGTGGGGTTTCTGGCCAGCGTGCTCTGGCGCGGCGTGGAGCTCTGGCATGTGCCCTCCACGCTGCTGGCGATGGTGGACTCGGCCCACGGCGGAAAGACGGCTCTGAACCTCGGCGAACATAAAAACCAGCTGGGTAGTTTTTATGTGGCGTCGCGGGTGGTGATCTGCCGCGAGCTCCTGGCTTCACTTCCCCTCGATGAGCGGGAGGCCGGGATGGTGGAGGCGCTCAAAGCGCTGTGGCTCGACGATGCGCCGGCGCTGGCGCATTTCGACGATCCCGCCACCCTCCAGAAGTTGCTGGCCGCCCCGGTGAGCGAAGCGGGCTCGATGCTTGATGAGGTGATCGAGCAGGCCATCGCGCTGAAACTTCGCATTGTCAGCGAAGATCCGCGGGAGCAGCGCGGGATTCGCACCTTTTTGAATCTGGGGCATACCGCCGGCCACGGCATCGAGGCGTTCGGAGGGCTTGCCCACGGCCCGGCCGTGGCCTGGGGGATGGCGGCCTGCGCCCTCTTAAGCCACCGCGACCTGGGGCTGGAGCGCGCCCAGGCCACCCGTCTGCTGGCGCACCTCGACCCGCTGCTGCGCCCCCTCCCCTTTTCGTTCGACGACGCCACCCGCACGCGTTTTGTGGCGAAGTTGCGCGGTGACAAGAAGCGCCGCGAGGGCCGCCTCATCTCCATCGGACTGCGCGGCCCCGGGCGCCCCGAGCTGACCACCGCCTGGGACGCCGAGCAGTGGTGGGAGGCGCTCATCGAGGTTTATGAAGTCTGGCAAAAACGCGAGCTCACAATCTGGCTCGGCGAGCCCACAGGCCACATGCCGCGCCTTCCGGTGGATAAGTCGCGGGCGCAGCGCTTTGCCGTGATCCAGGCGTTGCGCCACGCCCCGGTCGATTTCGACACCGTCGATGCGACGCCCCCCGATGATGTGCGCCTGACCGCGGCCGCGCTTGAGGCGATGGCCGAAGACGCCCACACCGAGCTCGACCTCTACCTGGGTGAAGGAGCCACCGGCGGACGCTTTGCGCTGGCGGCGGCCGCCACGCGCCCGGGCATCACGCGCCTGCGCTTTGCGCCAGGGCTCTTGCAGCGCCCCCACCAGCCGCTCATCGACGCGCTGGTGGAGGGGGGCGCGCAGATCCGGGCGACCGACGATGGCTTTGAGGTGCGCGGGTGGCAGACCCACCCGGAGCGCCTTCGGGTGGCGGCGGCGCCCTCGTCGCAGTATGGCTCGGCGTTGGCGCTTCTGGCCGCCGCCGGCCACACCTTTGTGCTCGAGCGCACCGGCCCCAAACCCTGGCCCAGCCAGACCTACTTCGATCTTACGCTGGACGCGTTGCGGCAGGTCGGCGTTCAGATCGACGAGCTCAGCCCTGGCGAGCTGCGCCTCAGCCCGGGCCCCACAATAGCCGAGCCAGTGCGACTGGAGCTTTCGCGCGACGCCAGCGCGGCGGTCGTCTGGCACGCAATCCATGCGCTCCTCAGAGGCTTTTCGCCTCCGGAGCCCGCGGGCGAAGATCATCCCGACGCCCGTTTTGCAGCGCTTGCGCAGACGCTCAAAAAGCACCCTGCGGGCGACATCATCGACGTCGATCTTTCCGACGCTCCCGACCTCGCGCCCGTCCTCGCGGCTCTTGCCGCGCGCCTGCCTGTGGGCGTTCGCATCTCTGGCGCGGCGCATCTTCGCCATAAAGAGAGCAACCGCATCGACGCCCTGGCCGACGCGATGGCCGCCGTGGGGCTGACCATCTCGCCCACCGAAGACGGCTTTGAAGTGGGGCCGCAGGCCGGCGAGCCCGCCCGAGACGCGCGATTTGAGACCCACGGCGATCATCGCCTCTCGATGTGCGCGCTCGCGCTTGTGAACACCGAGGCGCTGACACTTACTCAGGCCGGCTGCGTCACCAAGTCCTATCCCGGCCTGTGGCGTCAGGCGCGCCGAACGGGCATCATCACACAGGCCCATATGTCGCTCCCCCCTCTGGACTGA
- a CDS encoding phospholipase D-like domain-containing protein: protein MFEFFPGFDPATFEWNWTWWTTVAWSGRVLGIAFIPTVLLQRGTRPMAALAWILTLLAMPFIGAALWWIIGRNHMRRRKRRRSRAQARISRSFHDLARGSDDEAKIAADSPLSPLSAVSPARNLVLHDEHGIFPPTRDNLARPLPTSAVAFDAFEDAIRAAKDHIHFEFFIWREDHTGERFRDLLAERARAGVEVRILYDAIGSSSIRRQFIKPLLDAGASAAPFLPVRLLERRLRVNFRNHRKLLIIDGEVGFTGGVNIADDYLDWFDMAVELRGPVVYQLQEVFAEDWHFATGEDLAEERYFSGLSSHAPSGIATEAEDDPEGQTTSESAPEPEPRAIPTVARVVASGPDDTLDTIHKMFFLAITSATERLYLITPYFVPDSAIMAALQTASMRGVDVRIIVPQQSDVPITQHAGRSYWEGLLEVGVRIFEYRDRVLHAKLIVHDRDHVFMGSANMDIRSFRLNFEANCVLDSHPLNRQMCRLFLETQSRSTEIELDAHRTRPYRTRLLEGFARLLSPLL from the coding sequence ATGTTCGAATTTTTTCCCGGCTTTGATCCCGCGACCTTCGAGTGGAACTGGACCTGGTGGACGACCGTCGCCTGGAGCGGTCGTGTGCTGGGGATCGCCTTCATTCCCACCGTACTTCTGCAGCGGGGCACACGCCCGATGGCCGCGCTGGCCTGGATCCTGACGCTTCTGGCGATGCCTTTTATCGGCGCGGCGCTCTGGTGGATCATCGGTCGCAACCATATGCGGCGGCGAAAACGACGACGCTCGCGCGCCCAGGCGCGCATCTCGCGATCCTTTCATGACCTGGCCCGGGGCTCCGACGACGAGGCAAAGATCGCCGCCGACAGCCCCCTCAGCCCGCTCTCCGCGGTCTCCCCGGCCCGAAACCTGGTCCTTCACGATGAGCACGGGATCTTCCCGCCGACCCGCGACAACCTCGCCCGCCCCCTGCCCACCTCGGCGGTGGCGTTCGACGCCTTTGAGGACGCCATCCGGGCGGCCAAAGACCACATTCATTTCGAGTTCTTCATCTGGCGCGAAGACCACACCGGTGAGCGTTTCCGCGATCTTCTGGCCGAGCGCGCCCGCGCCGGCGTGGAGGTGCGCATCCTCTACGACGCCATCGGCTCCTCAAGCATCCGCCGCCAGTTCATCAAGCCGCTCCTTGACGCCGGCGCCAGCGCCGCCCCCTTCCTGCCGGTGCGCCTTTTAGAGCGCCGCCTGCGCGTCAACTTCCGCAACCACCGCAAGCTGCTCATCATCGACGGGGAGGTGGGTTTTACCGGCGGGGTCAACATCGCCGACGACTACCTCGACTGGTTCGATATGGCCGTCGAGCTGCGCGGCCCGGTCGTCTACCAGCTCCAGGAGGTTTTTGCCGAAGACTGGCACTTTGCCACCGGCGAAGACCTCGCTGAAGAGCGCTATTTCAGTGGACTTTCCAGCCACGCCCCCTCCGGCATTGCGACCGAAGCCGAGGACGATCCGGAGGGCCAGACTACGTCCGAGAGCGCACCCGAACCCGAACCTCGCGCCATCCCCACCGTCGCCCGCGTCGTCGCCAGCGGCCCGGACGACACCCTGGATACGATTCACAAGATGTTCTTTCTGGCCATCACCTCGGCCACCGAACGCCTCTACCTGATCACGCCCTACTTCGTGCCCGACAGCGCGATTATGGCCGCGTTGCAGACCGCCTCGATGCGCGGGGTCGACGTGCGCATCATCGTGCCCCAGCAGAGCGACGTGCCCATTACCCAGCACGCCGGCCGCTCCTACTGGGAGGGACTTCTGGAGGTGGGCGTGCGCATCTTCGAGTACCGCGACCGGGTATTGCACGCCAAGCTCATCGTCCACGACCGCGACCACGTCTTTATGGGGAGCGCCAACATGGACATCCGCAGCTTTCGGCTCAACTTCGAGGCGAACTGCGTGCTGGACAGCCACCCGCTCAACCGCCAGATGTGCCGACTTTTCCTTGAAACCCAGAGCCGCTCCACCGAGATTGAGCTCGACGCCCACCGCACGCGTCCCTACCGCACTCGCCTCCTTGAGGGCTTTGCGCGCCTGCTCAGCCCGCTGCTTTAA